The following are encoded together in the Mesoterricola sediminis genome:
- a CDS encoding ferredoxin--NADP reductase has translation MPELNATLIHRHVVADGLVILRVAPDGWDLPAFKPGQFAVLGLPSEAPRTPGSDPEEGTPDPFPRRAYSIASSSLGRDYLEFYIVEVKSGALTPRLLALEVGDRLWLGPKLTGMFTLDQIEPGRNLIFIATGTGLAPYMSMLRTHLAAEPTRRFAVIHGARLPRDLGYREELFHLERDHPHFAYFPVVSRPGADGQPWSGATGRLQDFWRTRPLDALWGAPPSPADTDLFLCGNPGMVEAMMGLLEAEGFRQHTRKTPGQIHFEAYW, from the coding sequence ATGCCTGAACTCAACGCCACCCTCATCCACCGCCACGTCGTGGCCGATGGCCTCGTCATCCTCCGGGTCGCCCCGGACGGCTGGGACTTGCCCGCCTTCAAGCCGGGCCAGTTCGCGGTCCTGGGCCTGCCCTCCGAGGCGCCCCGCACCCCCGGCTCGGACCCGGAGGAGGGCACCCCCGATCCCTTCCCCCGGCGGGCCTATTCCATCGCCAGTTCCTCCCTGGGCCGCGACTACCTGGAGTTCTACATCGTGGAGGTGAAGTCGGGCGCCCTCACGCCCCGCCTCCTGGCCCTGGAGGTGGGCGACCGGCTCTGGCTGGGGCCGAAGCTCACGGGCATGTTCACCCTGGACCAGATCGAGCCGGGGAGGAACCTGATCTTCATCGCCACGGGCACGGGCCTGGCGCCCTACATGTCCATGCTGCGCACCCATCTGGCGGCCGAACCCACCCGCCGGTTCGCGGTGATCCACGGCGCCCGCCTGCCCCGCGACCTGGGCTACCGGGAGGAGCTGTTCCACCTGGAGCGGGACCACCCCCACTTCGCCTACTTCCCCGTGGTGAGCCGCCCCGGTGCGGACGGTCAGCCGTGGAGCGGCGCCACGGGCCGCCTCCAGGACTTCTGGCGCACCCGCCCCCTGGACGCGCTCTGGGGCGCCCCGCCCTCCCCCGCCGACACGGACCTCTTCCTCTGCGGCAACCCGGGGATGGTCGAGGCGATGATGGGCCTCCTGGAAGCCGAGGGCTTCCGGCAGCACACCCGGAAGACCCCCGGCCAGATCCACTTCGAGGCCTACTGGTAG
- the lepB gene encoding signal peptidase I gives MASGPPRATLEGRALPGDEVEVREGRLWLNGRDGGPCPFPRVDGPPRTGLGPLVVPPGHVYCVGDNRGCSYDSRHWGPLPEEAVQGRVLYTLWPGSGGPRDRWRRLGRRPGPAYPFPFQADSSSNDARRFGPAIARPQRLSLPGRAWG, from the coding sequence ATGGCTTCGGGCCCGCCTCGCGCCACCTTGGAGGGCCGCGCCCTCCCCGGCGACGAGGTGGAGGTCCGGGAAGGGCGGTTGTGGCTCAATGGCCGGGACGGGGGACCGTGCCCCTTTCCCCGGGTGGACGGACCCCCCCGAACGGGTCTTGGCCCCCTCGTCGTTCCGCCTGGGCATGTGTACTGCGTGGGCGACAACCGCGGGTGCAGCTACGACAGCCGGCACTGGGGCCCCCTTCCGGAGGAGGCCGTCCAGGGTCGCGTGCTCTACACCCTTTGGCCGGGCTCAGGAGGGCCGAGGGATCGGTGGCGGCGCCTCGGCCGGCGCCCTGGGCCGGCCTACCCCTTCCCGTTCCAGGCCGACAGCAGCTCGAATGACGCCCGGCGGTTCGGGCCGGCTATCGCGCGCCCGCAGCGCCTCTCCTTGCCCGGACGAGCGTGGGGCTAG
- a CDS encoding DUF438 domain-containing protein, producing the protein MSELINNQSMRIQTLKEVILHLHRGEAPEAVKERLKGLVAEVDPAEIAAMEQQLMADGMSSDEVRAMCDMHAEVLKEVSAKPCPSMPLPAGHPVHQFKAENAALLEAVAQVRKSAGALADLADRSTPTEARLALLAALQPVMDVEKHYRRKENLVFSVLERHGNTGPSKVMWGKDDEVRELLKATTQALREETLCGEELKILAASVLEPALAALEGMVYKEEHILLPMCQGLFTEEEWAEIWRQSPEYGWCLVAPGDAYRPAEAQVDTGAIRLPDAQTVAFASGTLSFQQLQALFSTLPVDLTLVDAQDRVAFFSEGPDRVFERSRAIIGRHVQNCHPPKSVHIVDRILADFRAGRQSVAEFWIQMGGKFIHIRYFALRDAGGAYLGTLEVTQDLTRLRALEGDRRLLQYEEA; encoded by the coding sequence GTGAGTGAACTGATCAACAATCAATCGATGCGCATCCAGACCCTGAAGGAGGTGATCCTCCACCTCCACCGGGGCGAGGCGCCGGAAGCCGTGAAGGAGCGCCTCAAGGGCCTGGTCGCCGAGGTGGACCCGGCCGAGATCGCCGCCATGGAGCAGCAGCTCATGGCCGACGGCATGAGCTCGGACGAGGTGCGGGCCATGTGCGACATGCACGCCGAGGTCCTGAAGGAGGTCAGCGCCAAGCCCTGCCCCTCCATGCCGCTGCCCGCCGGCCACCCCGTGCACCAGTTCAAGGCCGAGAACGCGGCCCTCCTCGAGGCCGTGGCCCAGGTGCGGAAGTCGGCCGGGGCCCTGGCGGACCTCGCCGACCGGTCCACGCCCACGGAGGCCCGCCTCGCCCTGCTCGCGGCCCTCCAGCCCGTGATGGACGTGGAGAAGCACTACCGCCGCAAGGAGAACCTCGTCTTCAGCGTGCTGGAGCGCCACGGCAACACCGGGCCCAGCAAGGTCATGTGGGGCAAGGACGACGAAGTGCGCGAACTGCTGAAGGCCACGACCCAGGCCCTCCGGGAGGAGACCCTCTGCGGGGAGGAGCTGAAGATCCTGGCCGCCTCCGTCCTCGAGCCCGCCCTGGCGGCCCTGGAGGGCATGGTCTACAAGGAGGAGCACATCCTCCTGCCCATGTGCCAGGGGCTCTTCACCGAGGAGGAATGGGCCGAGATCTGGCGCCAGAGCCCCGAGTACGGCTGGTGCCTCGTGGCGCCGGGCGACGCCTACCGCCCCGCCGAAGCCCAGGTGGACACGGGCGCGATCCGCCTCCCGGACGCCCAGACCGTCGCCTTCGCCAGCGGCACCCTCTCCTTCCAGCAGCTCCAGGCCCTCTTCAGCACCCTGCCCGTCGACCTGACCCTGGTGGACGCCCAGGACCGGGTCGCCTTCTTCAGCGAGGGCCCCGACCGCGTCTTCGAGCGCAGCCGCGCCATCATCGGCCGCCACGTGCAGAACTGCCATCCCCCCAAGAGCGTCCACATCGTCGACCGGATCCTCGCGGATTTCCGGGCCGGGCGCCAGAGCGTGGCCGAGTTCTGGATCCAGATGGGCGGGAAGTTCATCCACATCCGCTACTTCGCCCTGCGGGACGCCGGGGGGGCCTACCTGGGCACCCTGGAGGTGACCCAGGACCTCACCCGCCTCCGCGCCCTGGAAGGGGACCGGCGGCTGCTCCAATACGAGGAGGCCTGA
- a CDS encoding ester cyclase, producing MTANKELVRRFNREIIQNGNLEVFRDLVAPDFVNRTAAPGAPNGPEGFLAFFTQVLRRAFTDLQVEIHDQIEENGKVVTRKTLAGTHTGPFLGHAPTGRRITIQVTDIVRIEGGKYAEHWGSADLHGALAQITSA from the coding sequence ATGACCGCCAACAAGGAGCTCGTCCGACGCTTCAACCGCGAAATCATCCAGAACGGGAACCTGGAGGTCTTCCGCGACCTGGTCGCCCCGGACTTCGTGAACCGCACCGCCGCGCCGGGCGCGCCCAACGGCCCCGAAGGCTTCCTCGCCTTCTTCACCCAGGTCCTCCGGCGGGCCTTCACCGACCTCCAGGTCGAGATCCACGACCAGATCGAGGAGAACGGCAAAGTGGTCACCCGGAAGACCCTCGCCGGCACCCACACCGGCCCCTTCCTCGGCCACGCGCCCACCGGCAGGCGCATCACCATCCAGGTGACCGACATCGTGCGGATCGAGGGCGGCAAGTACGCCGAGCACTGGGGCAGCGCCGACCTCCACGGCGCCCTGGCCCAGATCACCTCGGCCTAG
- a CDS encoding DUF1858 domain-containing protein translates to MEITPQTRIGDLLDAHPGLEDTLVAAAPAFAKLRNPVLRATVARFATLAHAAQVSGVPLPELMGILRGALGLDAEACPAAGGPVDVAEAWPDWVREDTAGLCLDATELLAQGEHPWAPIQAFLTTSAPGATVILVSDFVPAPLLDRAQARGWLAACARKGDRYGTALRRP, encoded by the coding sequence ATGGAGATCACCCCCCAGACGCGGATCGGCGATCTGCTGGACGCCCACCCGGGCCTTGAGGACACCCTCGTGGCCGCCGCCCCCGCCTTCGCCAAACTGCGCAACCCGGTCCTGCGGGCCACGGTCGCCCGGTTTGCCACCCTGGCCCACGCCGCCCAGGTGTCGGGTGTGCCCCTGCCCGAGCTGATGGGCATCCTGCGCGGGGCCCTGGGCCTGGACGCGGAGGCCTGCCCGGCTGCGGGCGGGCCGGTGGACGTGGCCGAGGCCTGGCCCGACTGGGTGCGCGAGGACACGGCCGGGCTTTGCCTGGACGCCACCGAACTCCTGGCCCAGGGCGAGCACCCGTGGGCGCCCATCCAGGCCTTCCTGACCACCAGCGCCCCGGGCGCCACGGTCATCCTGGTCTCGGATTTCGTCCCCGCCCCGCTGCTGGACCGCGCCCAGGCGCGAGGCTGGCTGGCGGCCTGCGCCCGCAAGGGCGATCGCTACGGCACGGCCCTGCGCCGTCCCTGA
- a CDS encoding Sec-independent protein translocase subunit TatA/TatB: protein MGNLGLTEILLIGVALLIFFGPSKLPELGKSLGRGIQEFKKASKEITAPLKGE from the coding sequence ATGGGAAACCTGGGATTGACCGAGATCCTCCTGATCGGCGTCGCGCTGCTGATCTTCTTCGGACCCTCCAAGCTGCCCGAACTGGGCAAGTCGCTGGGCAGGGGCATCCAGGAGTTCAAGAAGGCCAGCAAGGAAATCACCGCCCCCCTCAAGGGCGAATGA
- a CDS encoding flavocytochrome c, with translation MDNSNNESKMLTAAAEGDSRRNFLKTSLTAGLVAAASGGFALNLGAAGTEPSKRRLPQKWEESYDVVVIGSGFAGLAAAAEAAGKGASVIVLEKMPVYGGNSIINGGEYNAWTDELHLREKLALGDDSADTHKNDTLKGGDYFGSPELVEVLTSESPKALNWMIDEGGLKLRNVLNRTGGHSKYRTHTCVEGVGRGFTEALRKIAEKRGAKIRLKSEVTWIWRKDVDGPVLGLEVKGAKGPINIRARKAVVMASGGFSRDVAMRLIYNPSLNAGYNCTNHKGATGEMIRFAQAIGADLLHMAFIQLYPYADPETGILDAPAVYPFRGPGYGIVYVDEKGKRFVNELERRDVVSRAELATGGKKTFSIFNEKMISKMGTKEEVEMGMARGRFVKADTLEELGRKIGMDGATLKDTITRHNGYLKDKKDPEFGKAVSAPMLLMEEGPYYAIAQWPAVHHTMGGLRTNKEARVLDIWGKPIPRLYAAGEVTGGLHGANRLGGNATPDATVFGRIAGINAASEKA, from the coding sequence ATGGACAACTCTAACAACGAAAGCAAGATGCTGACGGCCGCGGCCGAAGGCGACTCCAGGCGCAACTTCCTGAAGACCTCCCTCACGGCCGGTCTCGTGGCGGCCGCCAGCGGCGGCTTCGCCCTCAACCTCGGCGCCGCCGGCACCGAGCCCAGCAAGCGCCGCCTCCCCCAGAAGTGGGAAGAGTCCTATGACGTCGTCGTCATCGGCTCCGGCTTCGCCGGCCTGGCCGCCGCGGCCGAGGCCGCCGGCAAGGGCGCCTCCGTCATCGTCCTCGAGAAGATGCCGGTCTACGGCGGAAACTCGATCATCAACGGCGGCGAGTACAACGCCTGGACCGACGAGCTTCACCTCCGCGAGAAGCTCGCCCTGGGCGATGACAGCGCCGACACCCACAAGAACGACACCCTCAAGGGCGGCGACTACTTCGGCAGCCCCGAGCTCGTCGAGGTGCTGACCTCCGAGTCCCCGAAGGCCCTGAACTGGATGATCGACGAGGGCGGCCTCAAGCTGCGCAACGTCCTCAACCGCACCGGCGGCCACAGCAAGTACCGCACCCACACCTGCGTGGAGGGCGTCGGCCGCGGCTTCACCGAGGCCCTGCGCAAGATCGCCGAGAAGCGCGGCGCCAAGATCCGCCTCAAGAGCGAAGTCACCTGGATCTGGCGCAAGGACGTGGACGGTCCCGTCCTCGGCCTCGAAGTGAAGGGCGCCAAGGGCCCCATCAACATCCGCGCCCGCAAGGCCGTGGTCATGGCCTCCGGCGGCTTCAGCCGCGACGTCGCCATGCGCCTGATCTACAACCCGAGCCTCAACGCCGGCTACAACTGCACCAACCACAAGGGCGCCACCGGCGAGATGATCCGCTTCGCCCAGGCCATCGGCGCCGACCTGCTCCACATGGCCTTCATCCAGCTCTATCCCTACGCTGATCCCGAGACCGGCATCCTCGACGCCCCCGCCGTCTACCCGTTCCGCGGGCCCGGCTACGGCATCGTCTACGTCGACGAGAAGGGCAAGCGCTTCGTGAACGAGCTCGAGCGCCGCGACGTCGTCAGCCGCGCGGAACTGGCCACCGGCGGCAAGAAGACCTTCTCCATCTTCAACGAGAAGATGATCTCCAAGATGGGCACCAAGGAAGAGGTCGAGATGGGCATGGCCCGCGGCCGCTTCGTCAAGGCCGACACCCTGGAGGAGCTGGGCCGCAAGATCGGCATGGACGGCGCCACCCTCAAGGACACCATCACCCGCCACAACGGCTACCTCAAGGACAAGAAGGATCCCGAGTTCGGCAAGGCCGTCTCCGCCCCGATGCTCCTGATGGAGGAAGGCCCCTACTACGCCATCGCGCAGTGGCCCGCCGTGCACCACACCATGGGCGGCCTCCGCACCAACAAGGAAGCCCGGGTCCTGGACATCTGGGGCAAGCCCATTCCCAGGCTCTACGCCGCGGGCGAAGTCACCGGCGGCCTCCACGGCGCCAACCGCCTCGGCGGCAATGCCACGCCTGACGCCACGGTCTTCGGACGCATCGCCGGCATCAACGCCGCGTCCGAGAAGGCCTGA
- a CDS encoding outer membrane protein assembly factor BamB family protein: protein MNPTCLFAALVLAPGPLTAQAPAQYRLGPDHLGVAAGPARLPGPVAWTVTTQGKVRSTPALTGGLACFGSDDGRFRAVDLKDGREVWSVDLGAPIPCSPAIAEGRVIVQARDNVVRALEVATGRPLWTFAGGPDLPPRPGDFLGWDFWVSSPCVAGGVVYVGSGDGHIRALDLATGKLRWAFATAQRVRTSPAVKDGLVYAGSFDGRVYALDAATGQERWRFDTGGGLQASPAVWEGTVYVGSRSAAVFALDAQTGALRWRTPRPNGSWVLTAPAIAGGKVLVGSSDEQFLQALDAKTGQERWRTALRYRVLGAPVVAGGLVYAGTEGAYSYALDLETGLVAGAFYAAEGPVNASLALDADRILVPSDDNRLAAYATAPLPGGPPADAALLRALAGTYQLGRRTITLALREGRLAFQRDGFPAELCQVAADGRLDVPASGLQGTFTRDPQGGLRLAFRLGEREVPATRLEACPGPGR from the coding sequence ATGAACCCGACCTGCCTGTTCGCCGCCCTGGTCCTGGCCCCCGGTCCGCTCACCGCCCAGGCGCCCGCCCAGTACCGCCTGGGCCCCGATCACCTGGGCGTGGCCGCCGGACCAGCCCGGCTGCCGGGGCCGGTGGCGTGGACGGTCACCACCCAGGGCAAGGTCCGCTCCACCCCGGCCCTCACCGGGGGGCTGGCCTGCTTCGGCAGCGATGACGGCCGATTCCGCGCCGTGGACCTGAAGGATGGCCGCGAGGTCTGGTCCGTGGACCTGGGCGCGCCCATCCCCTGTTCCCCCGCCATCGCCGAAGGGCGGGTGATCGTCCAGGCCCGGGACAACGTCGTGCGGGCCCTGGAGGTGGCGACGGGCCGTCCCCTCTGGACCTTCGCCGGGGGCCCGGACCTGCCGCCCCGGCCGGGCGACTTCCTGGGCTGGGACTTCTGGGTCTCCTCCCCCTGCGTCGCCGGCGGCGTGGTCTACGTCGGGAGCGGCGACGGCCACATCCGCGCCCTGGACCTGGCCACCGGGAAGCTCCGGTGGGCCTTCGCCACGGCCCAGCGGGTGCGCACCAGCCCGGCGGTGAAGGACGGCCTCGTGTACGCCGGCAGCTTCGATGGGCGGGTCTACGCCCTGGACGCCGCCACCGGCCAGGAGCGCTGGCGGTTCGATACGGGCGGCGGCCTCCAGGCCTCCCCGGCGGTCTGGGAGGGCACCGTCTACGTGGGCTCCCGCTCGGCGGCCGTCTTCGCCCTGGACGCCCAGACCGGCGCGCTCCGGTGGCGCACCCCCCGTCCCAACGGCTCCTGGGTGCTCACCGCCCCCGCCATCGCCGGCGGCAAGGTGCTGGTCGGAAGCTCCGACGAGCAGTTCCTCCAGGCCCTGGACGCGAAGACCGGCCAGGAACGCTGGCGCACCGCCCTCCGGTACCGCGTCCTGGGCGCCCCCGTCGTGGCGGGCGGCCTCGTCTACGCCGGGACCGAAGGCGCCTACAGCTACGCCCTGGACCTGGAGACGGGCCTGGTGGCCGGCGCCTTCTACGCCGCCGAGGGCCCCGTCAACGCCTCCCTCGCCCTGGACGCGGACCGCATCCTGGTGCCCTCCGACGACAACCGCCTGGCCGCCTATGCCACGGCGCCCCTTCCCGGGGGGCCGCCCGCCGATGCCGCCCTCCTCCGCGCCCTGGCGGGCACATACCAGCTCGGCCGGCGAACGATCACCCTGGCCCTTCGGGAGGGCCGCCTCGCCTTCCAGCGGGATGGATTCCCCGCCGAACTCTGCCAGGTGGCCGCCGACGGGCGCCTCGACGTGCCCGCCAGCGGCCTCCAGGGCACCTTCACCCGGGATCCCCAGGGCGGCCTCCGGCTCGCCTTCCGCCTGGGCGAACGGGAGGTTCCCGCCACCCGCCTGGAGGCGTGCCCGGGGCCCGGGCGTTGA
- a CDS encoding CDGSH iron-sulfur domain-containing protein, which translates to MSDTPLIPQKSPIKVAVEAGKTYHWCACGASAKQPFCDGSHKGSAFTPLAYTADTTGDKWFCACKHSGTKPLCDGTHKRL; encoded by the coding sequence ATGTCCGACACCCCCCTCATCCCCCAGAAGAGCCCCATCAAGGTGGCCGTCGAGGCCGGCAAGACCTACCACTGGTGCGCGTGCGGCGCCAGCGCGAAGCAGCCGTTCTGCGATGGTTCCCACAAGGGCAGCGCCTTCACGCCGCTGGCGTACACGGCGGACACGACGGGCGACAAGTGGTTCTGCGCCTGCAAGCACAGCGGCACCAAGCCCCTGTGCGACGGCACCCACAAGCGGCTCTGA
- a CDS encoding PAS domain S-box protein, with protein sequence MPHYGTLLDKSIFRQVFESTSSLVLLTDPAGAIVQLNQEGARLFPKESTVGVPFWIRLGLEEGSLEEVLARYGSLQSLLDATQKRFIPERSDKVYDIHLVTLGAGGGSRDGYLLILEDVTARINQRLELERRVEDRTRSLARSQKMLESVFQGVGKGILLVDEDREIVESNQKACEIFGLQPSNILGMPIRALCCARGGDRLHDLFGTLVENQVVSEEIDAVYIDRRVFPAVFTISLIVVDGARLWTVIVDDISEQKGMKLQLEQEKHLTEEANITLRHVLKSIEEEQQELVARLSRVIAEDILPTLEKLKASLGDEVQAGYVDFIEELLVSLTQGSEAELDIGLLHLSKTEVRICKLIKAGFSTKDICNMMNLAFDTIQTHRKNIRKKLGLAGSGRTSLYGHLASRKI encoded by the coding sequence ATGCCGCATTATGGAACGCTGCTAGATAAGTCGATTTTCCGGCAAGTTTTCGAATCGACGTCCAGTCTGGTCCTGCTCACGGACCCGGCGGGGGCCATCGTCCAGCTCAACCAGGAGGGCGCCCGCCTCTTCCCCAAGGAATCCACGGTGGGCGTCCCCTTCTGGATCCGCCTCGGCCTGGAGGAGGGCAGCCTGGAGGAGGTGCTCGCCCGGTACGGGAGCCTCCAGAGCCTCCTCGACGCCACCCAGAAGCGCTTCATCCCTGAGCGGTCGGACAAGGTCTACGACATCCACCTGGTCACCCTCGGGGCGGGCGGCGGCTCCCGGGACGGCTATCTCCTGATCCTCGAGGACGTCACGGCGCGCATCAACCAGCGCCTGGAGCTGGAGCGGCGGGTGGAGGACCGCACCCGCAGCCTGGCCCGCTCGCAGAAGATGCTGGAGAGCGTCTTCCAGGGCGTGGGCAAGGGGATCCTCCTGGTGGACGAGGACCGGGAGATCGTGGAATCCAACCAGAAGGCCTGCGAGATCTTCGGCCTCCAGCCGTCGAACATCCTGGGCATGCCCATCCGGGCGCTGTGCTGCGCGCGGGGCGGGGATCGCCTGCACGACCTCTTCGGGACCCTCGTGGAAAACCAGGTGGTCAGCGAGGAGATCGACGCCGTCTACATCGACCGGCGGGTCTTCCCCGCCGTCTTCACCATCAGCCTGATCGTGGTGGACGGGGCCCGGCTCTGGACCGTGATCGTGGACGACATCTCCGAGCAGAAGGGCATGAAGCTCCAGCTCGAGCAGGAGAAGCACCTCACGGAAGAGGCGAACATCACCCTCCGCCACGTGCTCAAGAGCATCGAGGAGGAGCAGCAGGAGCTGGTGGCCCGCCTCTCGCGGGTCATCGCCGAGGACATCCTGCCCACCCTGGAGAAGCTCAAGGCCTCGCTGGGGGACGAGGTCCAGGCGGGCTACGTGGATTTCATCGAGGAGCTCCTGGTCTCCCTCACCCAGGGCTCGGAGGCGGAGCTGGACATCGGCCTGCTCCACCTCAGCAAGACCGAGGTCCGGATCTGCAAGCTGATCAAGGCCGGGTTCAGCACCAAGGACATCTGCAACATGATGAATCTCGCCTTCGACACCATCCAGACCCACCGGAAGAACATCCGGAAGAAGCTCGGCCTCGCCGGTTCCGGCAGGACGAGCCTGTACGGTCATCTCGCGAGCAGGAAGATCTGA
- a CDS encoding flavocytochrome c, translating to MFDEAYDVVVVGTGFAGLSAAIEAREAGCSVLVIEKMRVPGGNSAISGGMFAVVGSPLQAAAGVQDSPDVLAADMMRAGKGLNHPDLVRTVADHSLEAFLWTRDHLGVAYDDDLIHGGGHSIPRTYITPNCSGAAIVQAMLVKCRELGIPVRMQCALKDLVRDRTGRVVGLSVQDGYIFPMPDSGRILAVEARRGVVLASGGFSQDVAFRSALNPALDAAMDTTNHPGATAEGLVAAMRVGALPVHLSWIQLGPWTSRDEAGWGVGSMFSVLVGFPYGIMVDATTGRRFVNELTDRLSRARRICLAGRDPMVIVGAAAATRYPNLAQCLKRQVVRRYETLEDLAADQSIDLKALTATLAAYNQGVDRGADPEFGKPVKADAAHRVEPPYYLARLKPKVHYCNGGVLINPRAQVLDAQGLAPIPGLYAAGEVTGGVNGACRIQGVAICECIVFGRIAGRGVAGVGPSAIVDRSDQD from the coding sequence ATGTTCGACGAGGCGTATGACGTCGTCGTCGTGGGCACGGGATTCGCCGGGCTCTCGGCGGCCATCGAGGCCCGGGAGGCCGGGTGCTCCGTGCTGGTGATCGAGAAGATGCGGGTCCCCGGCGGCAATTCGGCCATCAGCGGCGGCATGTTCGCCGTGGTGGGCTCCCCCCTGCAGGCCGCGGCCGGCGTCCAGGATTCTCCCGACGTCCTCGCCGCGGACATGATGCGGGCCGGCAAGGGCCTCAACCATCCGGACCTGGTCCGGACGGTGGCGGACCATTCGCTGGAGGCCTTCCTCTGGACCCGGGACCACCTGGGGGTCGCCTACGACGACGACCTCATCCACGGCGGCGGCCATTCCATTCCCAGGACCTACATCACCCCCAATTGTTCGGGCGCCGCCATCGTCCAGGCGATGCTGGTCAAGTGCCGGGAGCTGGGCATCCCGGTCCGCATGCAGTGCGCCCTCAAGGACCTGGTCCGCGACCGCACGGGCCGGGTCGTGGGCCTCTCGGTCCAGGACGGCTACATCTTCCCCATGCCGGACAGCGGGCGGATCCTGGCGGTGGAGGCCCGGAGGGGCGTCGTCCTCGCCTCGGGCGGCTTCAGCCAGGATGTGGCCTTCCGGTCCGCCCTGAACCCGGCGCTCGACGCCGCCATGGACACGACGAACCATCCCGGGGCCACCGCCGAGGGCCTCGTGGCCGCGATGCGGGTGGGCGCCCTCCCCGTGCACCTGTCCTGGATCCAGCTGGGGCCCTGGACCTCCCGGGACGAGGCGGGCTGGGGCGTCGGCTCCATGTTCTCGGTGCTGGTGGGCTTCCCCTACGGGATCATGGTGGACGCCACCACCGGCAGGCGCTTCGTCAACGAGCTCACGGACCGCCTGTCCCGGGCCCGGCGCATCTGCCTCGCCGGCCGGGACCCCATGGTGATCGTGGGAGCGGCGGCGGCCACCCGGTACCCCAACCTGGCCCAGTGCCTGAAGCGGCAGGTGGTCCGGCGGTACGAGACCCTCGAGGACCTGGCCGCGGACCAATCCATCGACCTGAAGGCCCTCACCGCCACCCTGGCGGCCTACAACCAGGGGGTGGACCGGGGCGCCGATCCCGAATTCGGGAAACCGGTGAAGGCCGACGCCGCCCACCGGGTCGAGCCGCCCTACTACCTGGCGCGCCTCAAGCCGAAGGTCCACTACTGCAACGGCGGGGTGCTCATCAACCCCCGGGCCCAGGTGCTGGACGCCCAGGGGCTGGCCCCCATCCCGGGCCTGTACGCCGCGGGCGAGGTGACGGGCGGCGTGAACGGCGCCTGCCGGATCCAGGGCGTGGCCATCTGCGAATGCATCGTCTTCGGCCGGATCGCCGGCCGGGGCGTGGCGGGGGTTGGGCCGTCCGCCATTGTCGACCGATCCGATCAGGATTAG
- a CDS encoding cytochrome c3 family protein yields MKGWATLLGMLCMLSLTTLQAAQPCTACHPDLSAQLGAKHPKVKADGIAKCLPCHDSAKKTAEAGKNAFSARLHAAHAKPDSGVACEVCHTRDAKGFAVRGARKPLGKASAEDVKLLKETFASVAGGQFLASSHAKAGLACSGCHASRVPTKGDSVEDERCLACHGPLDTLIEKTRPKDAHLPNPHKSHYGAMACTACHFGHQPSVVMCKDCHPKFKLTISHGK; encoded by the coding sequence ATGAAAGGCTGGGCCACCCTCCTCGGCATGCTCTGCATGCTGTCCCTCACCACCCTGCAGGCCGCGCAACCGTGCACCGCCTGCCATCCCGATCTCTCCGCCCAGCTGGGCGCCAAGCACCCGAAGGTGAAGGCGGATGGCATCGCCAAATGCCTCCCCTGCCACGACTCGGCCAAGAAGACCGCTGAGGCCGGCAAGAACGCCTTCAGCGCGCGCCTCCACGCCGCCCACGCCAAGCCCGATTCGGGCGTGGCCTGCGAGGTCTGCCACACCCGCGACGCCAAGGGCTTCGCCGTCCGCGGCGCCCGCAAGCCCCTGGGCAAGGCCTCCGCCGAGGACGTGAAGCTCCTGAAGGAGACCTTCGCCTCCGTGGCCGGCGGCCAGTTCCTCGCCTCCAGCCATGCCAAGGCCGGCCTCGCCTGTTCCGGCTGCCACGCCAGCCGCGTGCCCACCAAGGGCGATTCCGTCGAAGACGAACGCTGCCTGGCCTGCCACGGTCCCCTCGACACCCTCATCGAGAAGACCCGCCCCAAGGATGCGCACCTGCCCAACCCCCACAAGTCCCACTACGGGGCCATGGCGTGCACCGCCTGCCACTTCGGCCACCAGCCGTCCGTGGTCATGTGCAAGGACTGCCATCCGAAGTTCAAACTCACCATTTCCCACGGGAAGTGA